A section of the Arcobacter roscoffensis genome encodes:
- a CDS encoding aminodeoxychorismate synthase component I, with product MNKKLIEEEINKYGSLNEPFFFIVSYDFSKFYCEKLNKLPKDIKFDINSKKNSTSTHKTYVKKYPISFAEYKKKFDFLQEEIKKGNTYLQNLTAKTKIETSFSLDEIYEKVDAKFKLRYKNENDNFVCFSPERFVKIKKNKIYTYPMKGTIDSKVLNAQAKILGDVKEMAEHTMVVDLLRNDLGMVASKVRVDKFRYIDKINAGDKKLLQVSSKISGQLEDDWQKNLGTIITSMLPAGSITGTPKKKTIELLNHIEDYDRDFYTGIFGVYDGESFDSSVMIRFIEEDENNKQFYKSGGGITCDSNANLEYEELIDKIYLPF from the coding sequence TTGAACAAGAAATTAATAGAAGAAGAAATAAATAAATATGGCTCGTTAAACGAGCCATTTTTCTTTATAGTCTCATATGATTTTTCTAAGTTTTACTGTGAAAAACTTAATAAGCTACCTAAAGATATAAAGTTTGATATAAACTCAAAAAAGAACTCTACTTCAACACATAAAACTTATGTAAAAAAATATCCTATTTCTTTTGCTGAATATAAAAAAAAGTTTGATTTCCTTCAAGAAGAGATAAAAAAAGGAAATACATATTTACAAAACCTTACTGCTAAAACAAAAATAGAAACATCTTTTTCTTTAGATGAAATTTATGAAAAAGTTGATGCAAAATTTAAGCTTAGATATAAAAATGAAAATGATAATTTTGTATGTTTTTCTCCTGAAAGATTTGTAAAAATTAAAAAAAATAAAATCTATACTTATCCAATGAAAGGAACTATTGATTCAAAAGTTCTAAATGCTCAAGCTAAAATCTTAGGTGATGTAAAAGAAATGGCAGAGCATACTATGGTTGTAGATTTACTTAGAAATGATTTAGGTATGGTTGCTTCAAAAGTAAGAGTGGATAAATTTAGATATATTGATAAAATTAATGCAGGAGATAAAAAGCTTTTACAAGTAAGCTCAAAAATTTCTGGACAATTAGAAGATGATTGGCAAAAAAATCTAGGAACAATTATAACTTCAATGCTACCAGCAGGTTCAATTACAGGAACTCCAAAGAAAAAAACAATTGAACTTTTAAATCATATTGAAGATTATGATAGAGACTTTTATACAGGAATATTTGGAGTATATGATGGGGAGAGTTTTGATAGTTCAGTAATGATTAGGTTTATAGAAGAAGATGAAAATAATAAACAATTCTATAAAAGTGGTGGGGGTATTACTTGTGACTCAAATGCCAATTTAGAGTATGAAGAGCTGATTGATAAGATATATTTGCCTTTTTAA